In the Anastrepha obliqua isolate idAnaObli1 chromosome 1, idAnaObli1_1.0, whole genome shotgun sequence genome, one interval contains:
- the LOC129236471 gene encoding protein spaetzle-like isoform X1: MPQTSWPFRPVLLVLLWACLLLIINPIAADTYISRQKRTPYGNLARPQSGQNTKTTEDLNEKLDRIFKVGDGPGLVLFNDSSQPTFKVQRSPDGKLNVVFNDFLIFQTTTSGTPTNNNNNNINNRNFPPTQNNDALIFPDDEFICPERRQGKPYCTEVPNYMEATHLDRISPEKFAQFKPYFRDDLVLPQNVTQRMNSEPLEEYYCSSTSQLIYPKSGETKEAKWVLVVQHDEHKQGILVEQCDNEEKPCRFEDSLPRFYTSKCKQHFVFRTMIVLVDGEMKEEQLKMPNCCKCVLRSTGASF, encoded by the exons ATAATAAATCCTATTGCCGCGGACACTTACATTTCCCGACAGAAACGTACGCCGTATGGGAACTTAGCACGACCACAGTCGGGACAAAATACGAAG ACGACGGAGGACTTAAATGAGAAATTGGATCGTATTTTCAAAGTGGGTGACGGTCCGGGACTTGTACTGTTCAAT GATTCATCGCAACCAACATTTAAAGTGCAAAGATCCCCCGACGGCAAACTGAACGTGGTTTTTAACGATTTTCTCATTTTCCAGACGACAACGTCGGGCACAcccacaaacaacaacaacaacaacattaataaTAGAAATTTCCCACCTACCCAAAATAATGATGCGCTCATCTTTCCCGACG ATGAATTTATCTGTCCCGAGCGAAGGCAGGGCAAACCCTATTGCACGGAGGTGCCAAATTACATGGAAGCCACACACTTGGATAGAATCAGTCccgaaaaatttgcacaattcaAACCCTATTTCAGGGATGATCTCGTGCTGCCACAAAACGTAACGCAGCGCATGAACTCTGAGCCGCTGGAAGAATACTATTGCTCCAGCACATCGCAATTGATATACCCGAAAAGTGGAGAAACCAAGGAGGCGAAGTGGGTGTTGGTCGTGCAACATGACGAACATAAGCAGGGTATTTTGGTGGAACAGTGCGA CAATGAGGAGAAGCCTTGCCGTTTTGAAGACTCCTTGCCACGCTTCTACACATCCAAATGTAAACAACATTTCGTATTCAGAACCATGATTGTGTTGGTGGATGGCGAAATGAAGGAGGAGCAGCTGAAAATGCCCAACTGCTGCAAATGCGTACTGCGGAGTACCGGCGCGAGTTTTTGA
- the LOC129236471 gene encoding protein spaetzle-like isoform X2, producing MPQTSWPFRPVLLVLLWACLLLIINPIAADTYISRQKRTPYGNLARPQSGQNTKTTEDLNEKLDRIFKVGDGPGLVLFNDSSQPTFKTTTSGTPTNNNNNNINNRNFPPTQNNDALIFPDDEFICPERRQGKPYCTEVPNYMEATHLDRISPEKFAQFKPYFRDDLVLPQNVTQRMNSEPLEEYYCSSTSQLIYPKSGETKEAKWVLVVQHDEHKQGILVEQCDNEEKPCRFEDSLPRFYTSKCKQHFVFRTMIVLVDGEMKEEQLKMPNCCKCVLRSTGASF from the exons ATAATAAATCCTATTGCCGCGGACACTTACATTTCCCGACAGAAACGTACGCCGTATGGGAACTTAGCACGACCACAGTCGGGACAAAATACGAAG ACGACGGAGGACTTAAATGAGAAATTGGATCGTATTTTCAAAGTGGGTGACGGTCCGGGACTTGTACTGTTCAAT GATTCATCGCAACCAACATTTAAA ACGACAACGTCGGGCACAcccacaaacaacaacaacaacaacattaataaTAGAAATTTCCCACCTACCCAAAATAATGATGCGCTCATCTTTCCCGACG ATGAATTTATCTGTCCCGAGCGAAGGCAGGGCAAACCCTATTGCACGGAGGTGCCAAATTACATGGAAGCCACACACTTGGATAGAATCAGTCccgaaaaatttgcacaattcaAACCCTATTTCAGGGATGATCTCGTGCTGCCACAAAACGTAACGCAGCGCATGAACTCTGAGCCGCTGGAAGAATACTATTGCTCCAGCACATCGCAATTGATATACCCGAAAAGTGGAGAAACCAAGGAGGCGAAGTGGGTGTTGGTCGTGCAACATGACGAACATAAGCAGGGTATTTTGGTGGAACAGTGCGA CAATGAGGAGAAGCCTTGCCGTTTTGAAGACTCCTTGCCACGCTTCTACACATCCAAATGTAAACAACATTTCGTATTCAGAACCATGATTGTGTTGGTGGATGGCGAAATGAAGGAGGAGCAGCTGAAAATGCCCAACTGCTGCAAATGCGTACTGCGGAGTACCGGCGCGAGTTTTTGA
- the LOC129236471 gene encoding protein spaetzle-like isoform X3 has product MPQTSWPFRPVLLVLLWACLLLIINPIAADTYISRQKRTPYGNLARPQSGQNTKTTEDLNEKLDRIFKVGDGPGLVLFNTTTSGTPTNNNNNNINNRNFPPTQNNDALIFPDDEFICPERRQGKPYCTEVPNYMEATHLDRISPEKFAQFKPYFRDDLVLPQNVTQRMNSEPLEEYYCSSTSQLIYPKSGETKEAKWVLVVQHDEHKQGILVEQCDNEEKPCRFEDSLPRFYTSKCKQHFVFRTMIVLVDGEMKEEQLKMPNCCKCVLRSTGASF; this is encoded by the exons ATAATAAATCCTATTGCCGCGGACACTTACATTTCCCGACAGAAACGTACGCCGTATGGGAACTTAGCACGACCACAGTCGGGACAAAATACGAAG ACGACGGAGGACTTAAATGAGAAATTGGATCGTATTTTCAAAGTGGGTGACGGTCCGGGACTTGTACTGTTCAAT ACGACAACGTCGGGCACAcccacaaacaacaacaacaacaacattaataaTAGAAATTTCCCACCTACCCAAAATAATGATGCGCTCATCTTTCCCGACG ATGAATTTATCTGTCCCGAGCGAAGGCAGGGCAAACCCTATTGCACGGAGGTGCCAAATTACATGGAAGCCACACACTTGGATAGAATCAGTCccgaaaaatttgcacaattcaAACCCTATTTCAGGGATGATCTCGTGCTGCCACAAAACGTAACGCAGCGCATGAACTCTGAGCCGCTGGAAGAATACTATTGCTCCAGCACATCGCAATTGATATACCCGAAAAGTGGAGAAACCAAGGAGGCGAAGTGGGTGTTGGTCGTGCAACATGACGAACATAAGCAGGGTATTTTGGTGGAACAGTGCGA CAATGAGGAGAAGCCTTGCCGTTTTGAAGACTCCTTGCCACGCTTCTACACATCCAAATGTAAACAACATTTCGTATTCAGAACCATGATTGTGTTGGTGGATGGCGAAATGAAGGAGGAGCAGCTGAAAATGCCCAACTGCTGCAAATGCGTACTGCGGAGTACCGGCGCGAGTTTTTGA